A window of the Drosophila simulans strain w501 chromosome 2L, Prin_Dsim_3.1, whole genome shotgun sequence genome harbors these coding sequences:
- the LOC123327232 gene encoding uncharacterized protein LOC123327232, producing the protein MRPYLGPLRLRSYQRGTPKSSSAGQNLSQLEDALLEELVLSGWDSPIKFGGIHFRVGHLIVDCRNATTAEWLQSAVPSLSKWSGVSLEVRMGDDLPSSHNNTIFCPRTGDKTTKWIMELIKKQNDLDTEHWHLISRKNEGGGSLLSLGIDDNSCAKIISRDHKLSFRFGDISVCGLKKAKAIKSGTRQVETPRNLPVSAEKKKPNKLSESSEDLADDEDLDATIIEMGDQTPFSSQELDMELDLLSKEEAIPVDGDLGISRSAM; encoded by the coding sequence ATGCGACCATATCTGGGGCCATTAAGGTTGCGGTCGTACCAGAGGGGTACCCCAAAGTCATCCTCAGCAGGGCAAAACCTATCACAGCTCGAGGACGCACTACTGGAGGAACTAGTCCTCTCCGGTTGGGATTCTCCAATCAAGTTTGGAGGAATCCACTTCAGGGTGGGCCACCTGATAGTGGACTGCCGCAACGCAACcactgctgagtggctgcaatcAGCAGTCCCCAGCCTCAGTAAGTGGAGCGGTGTCTCCCTGGAGGTAAGGATGGGAGACGACCTGCCATCGTCACACAACAACACCATCTTCTGCCCCAGGACAggggacaaaacaacaaagtggatcatGGAATTGATCAAGAAACAGAATGACTTGGACACTGAGCACTGGCATCTCATATCAAGGAagaatgagggtggtggctcgctcctcagccttgGCATTGATGACAACTCATGCGCCAAGATTATCTCTCGTGACCACAAGCTGAGCTTCAGGTTTGGAGACATCTCAGTTTGTGGTCTAAAAAAGGCCAAAGCGATCAAATCCGGCACAAGACAGGTCGAGACTCCTCGAAATCTACCAGTCTCCGCGGAGAAGAAGAAGCCCAATAAGCTCTCCGAATCCAGCGAGGATCtggcggatgatgaggatcttgatgcgaccatcatcgagatgggggaTCAGACCCCGTTTTCCTCTCAGGAGCTAGACATGGAACTAGACCTGCTGAGTAAGGAAGAAGCGATACCGGTGGATGGTGATCTGGGTATCTCCAGATCAGCAATGTAG